A single window of Mangifera indica cultivar Alphonso chromosome 18, CATAS_Mindica_2.1, whole genome shotgun sequence DNA harbors:
- the LOC123202488 gene encoding oligopeptide transporter 1-like translates to MTKSQKDSFLMVCVNLWQPGLNVITELIIVYMYLGKSLANVAFKTYSYVSMIQALSFLSDFKLGHYMKIPRKSIFIVQLVETIVASTVCYSKAWWLLSSVDHICKKNLLPKGSPWTCPNDVVFYNASIIWGVVESLRMFTSHGIYPQMNWLFLIGVLPQFQYGCFHTVRARVYVKKRGKKNANAIE, encoded by the exons ATGACTAAAAGTCAGAAAGACTCTTTCTTAATGGTATGTGTTAATTTATGGCAACCGGGGCTAAATGTGATTACTGAGTTGATTATCGTGTACATGTATCTGGGTAAGTCTCTTGCCAATGTGGCTTTCAAGACTTACAGCTACGTGAGTATGATACAAGCTCTCAGTTTTCTTAGCGATTTCAAACTAGGTCACTATATGAAAATCCCTCGCAAATCCATATTCATTGTTCAG TTAGTGGAAACCATAGTTGCTTCAACTGTCTGCTACAGCAAAGCATGGTGGCTTCTCTCATCTGTTGATCACATAtgcaaaaaaaatttactacCAAAGGGGAGTCCATGGACATGTCCAAACGATGTTGTCTTCTACAATGCTTCAATCATCTGGGGAGTTGTTGAATCGCTCAGAATGTTCACGAGCCATGGTATCTACCCACAGATGAACTGGCTCTTCTTGATTGGTGTACTTCCCCAGTTCCAGTATGGCTGCTTTCACACTGTTAGAGCTCGTGTTTATGTAAAGAAGAGAGGCAAGAAAAACGCTAATGCAATTGAGTAA
- the LOC123202490 gene encoding uncharacterized protein LOC123202490, protein MADVVETFTFQAEVNQRSSFVGNSSDASDKDKAISFFHTWSHFALSMEVVVTQALSNFDRQSKSPFSYLSISMVDLYSPLSFEFFDEFVSGMFDATLNPSSRSSEVMAMKLQKVCKSFRKWRKLVDSAVIAKELWWIFVMSTSKKFYVSKKKNRRRKGERERLRIVAMASLRLRRQESSPRQQDSLRSPEAELGVKVEDLWDVLEPQLSPTKKLNACFEGIPVSAFPLAPSSQLIEIKSDTSLAEAVEIMAQNKILSAPVVDVNASEDASWMDRYIGIVEFAGIVV, encoded by the coding sequence ATGGCGGACGTTGTTGAGACCTTCACTTTTCAGGCAGAGGTCAATCAACGGTCGAGCTTTGTCGGTAACTCTTCTGATGCCTCAGACAAGGACAAAgccatctctttctttcatacATGGAGTCATTTTGCTTTATCAATGGAGGTTGTGGTTACGCAAGCATTGTCAAACTTTGATCGCCAATCGAAGTCTCCCTTCTCTTACCTCAGCATTTCCATGGTCGACCTCTATTCTCCTCTGAGTTTTGAGTTTTTTGACGAGTTTGTGAGTGGAATGTTTGATGCGACGCTGAACCCCTCTTCTCGGTCAAGTGAGGTGATGGCTATGAAGCTTCAGAAAGTTTGCAAGAGTTTTCGTAAATGGCGGAAGTTGGTCGATTCGGCTGTCATAGCTAAAGAGTTGTGGTGGATTTTTGTTATGAGCACCTCAAAGAAATTTTACGTTAGTAAGAAGAAGAACAGGAggagaaagggagagagagagagattgagaatAGTGGCGATGGCGAGTTTGCGTTTGAGGAGACAAGAGAGTAGTCCACGGCAGCAGGATAGTCTGAGGAGTCCGGAGGCGGAGCTAGGGGTGAAGGTGGAGGATCTGTGGGACGTGCTGGAGCCACAGTTGAGTCCTACTAAGAAGCTTAATGCTTGTTTTGAGGGCATCCCTGTCTCTGCTTTTCCTCTTGCACCTTCCTCTCAATTGATTGAGATAAAATCAGACACAAGTCTAGCTGAAGCTGTTGAAATAATGGCCCAGAACAAAATTCTTAGTGCACCTGTTGTAGATGTTAATGCATCAGAGGATGCAAGTTGGATGGATAGATACATTGGAATTGTTGAGTTTGCTGGAATTGTCGTGTAG